The genomic stretch CCCCCACGGGACCCGGCGGCCCCCTTCTTGTCGCGGCCCGAGGTCCTGCGGTCGGCGCTGTCGGGCCTCCTGCTCACCCTGGCGACCCTGGCCTTCTTCGCCCGGCGCCTTCCGGCGGGGGAGGCCTACGCGCGCGGGGCGGGCCTGACGGTGCTGGTCCTGGGGATCCTCCTCTTGACCTGGGCGGAAAGGGCGGGCGTGCGGCCCTGGTGGAAGGTGCCCTGGCCGCGGACCGCCGTTTTTTGGGTGGTCCTCCCCCTGGTGGCGG from bacterium encodes the following:
- a CDS encoding cation transporting ATPase C-terminal domain-containing protein, giving the protein PPRDPAAPFLSRPEVLRSALSGLLLTLATLAFFARRLPAGEAYARGAGLTVLVLGILLLTWAERAGVRPWWKVPWPRTAVFWVVLPLVAASLVLILEVPALAGVFRVAPLSPKDGAIACGLAWAAVGWRAWGRPIVPFRKTGARI